From a region of the Nitrospirota bacterium genome:
- a CDS encoding diguanylate cyclase, translating into MAKANILLVEDNKIQASVIREFLEKNGYEVMLAEDGMSAFKAAKTDHPDIILLDRVLPDIEGSDICRWLKLDQVTRGIPIIMLTEKDSIPDRIVGLEAGADDYLPKPFDENELNARIYAQLRTKSQQDELKQKNQQLEDMLTRVETLAVSDSLTGLFNRRRFEFVLSNEFKRASRYKSELSCLMIDIDHFKKVNDALGHQAGDALLREIAQIIQRCIRDVDTLARWGGEEFVVLGPNTSTENAKLAAARILNAVSQHAFTDCEGIKVTVSIGIAGLPNPAIDTQEKLINAADLAMYEAKKNGRNRLETASLT; encoded by the coding sequence ATGGCAAAGGCAAATATACTTCTGGTTGAAGATAATAAGATCCAGGCATCTGTCATCAGAGAATTTCTGGAGAAGAACGGGTACGAGGTGATGCTGGCGGAAGACGGCATGTCAGCGTTCAAAGCCGCGAAGACCGACCACCCTGATATCATTCTTCTCGACCGCGTCCTTCCTGATATAGAAGGAAGCGATATTTGCAGATGGCTGAAGCTTGACCAGGTTACCCGAGGCATCCCGATCATCATGCTGACCGAAAAAGACTCCATCCCCGACAGGATCGTGGGACTTGAGGCCGGCGCCGACGACTATCTTCCCAAGCCCTTTGATGAGAACGAACTGAATGCCCGCATTTACGCCCAGCTGAGGACAAAGTCACAGCAGGACGAGCTGAAGCAGAAGAACCAGCAGCTTGAGGACATGCTCACGCGTGTGGAGACGCTCGCGGTCAGCGACTCGCTGACAGGGCTATTTAACCGGAGGCGTTTTGAATTTGTTCTCTCGAATGAATTCAAGAGGGCTTCCCGGTACAAAAGTGAACTGAGCTGCCTCATGATCGACATCGACCATTTTAAAAAGGTGAATGATGCTCTCGGCCATCAGGCAGGCGATGCCTTGCTCCGGGAGATTGCCCAGATCATTCAGAGGTGTATCCGCGACGTAGACACCCTTGCACGGTGGGGCGGAGAAGAGTTCGTGGTTCTGGGTCCCAACACGTCCACGGAAAACGCCAAACTTGCCGCCGCCCGAATCCTGAACGCAGTATCCCAGCATGCGTTCACCGATTGTGAAGGGATAAAGGTCACCGTCAGCATCGGTATCGCGGGCTTGCCCAACCCTGCCATAGACACTCAGGAGAAGCTGATCAACGCAGCGGACCTTGCCATGTATGAAGCGAAAAAGAACGGAAGGAACCGCCTGGAAACGGCATCGCTGACGTGA